In Podospora pseudocomata strain CBS 415.72m chromosome 4, whole genome shotgun sequence, the genomic stretch aagACTTGCTTCTGTTGAGAAGGAGCGGAAGTTCCAACGGATCAAacaggatgaggaggaacaCGCCATTGCTGTTGCCAagggcgaagaagaggcaTTGAAGCGCAaacaggaggaggctgctggcCTGAGAAAACGCAAGCCGAGAGATGCGCCCAAGCCGAAGCCGGCCCCGGTGGAGAGAAACAAGTATGATGCAGACCGGATGCAAAACAAGGGTCGTAAAGGGACGAGAGCACCATGGGACCAAGACAAGGTGGATTTAGACCAAGCGGACGCCTTCAGAAAGGGGGCGAATCGCGAAGTAAAGGGATCAACAGGATCAGGGTTGGGAGCAAGCAGGTATGCTTCCCAGGAGCCGAGCCGTGAACATGTCGACCAGGAAAGCGATGCATTTGGAAAACACAGCTCTAGGCAGAACAAACAAGGGAGGACCTTGTTCGAAGCGGACGACGCGTACAGACAAAAGCAGGAGGCGTTTAGACAAAACAAGGGCGGACATCAGCCCTCGGCCGTGTCACAACCGCTCACAACCAAGTCAAGTCAAAAGCCCAAGCCAACTGAGGACTTTCCAGTGCTACCGTCGTCAGGCCCTACCGCTACAAACACGGTGGTCAGTCCCAGTTGGGTGAAGCCGGTTGGAGATTGGGCTGAGGACGTTGAAGGGTAGGTAAACGTCGTCTATGAGGTTGGATACAGCGGCATTGGATATAACACTCTTTCTGGAAACAATCGACGGCGTCCATTTCATTTGCGGACATTCTACCTCCTAAATTCCTTCAAGGTGCTCTACGTGCTCTTCACACCGCTTGGAGTTTTCGCTGATGTTAATCTTGGGTGATTCTTGCCAAGCAGGACATGCGCCGGACTTGAGTGCTGTTCCGCATCGAACCGTGGTAAAGCTTGCGTGGTGGCAAGTGTGAACACCCGAGGATGGTTCAGGCAATTGTTGGACCACCTGTTCTATTATTTGCATAGTGCCAAGGCCCCTCTACGTCTTCACTCCTTCAAAGCTCCCTCTATGCTTTGGGCCGTGTCAACGGTCTCAAACTTGTCAGGTTTTGTGCCTGATTCATCTGAGACGTTGCCagtcttgcccttcttgagcttttccaccaacaaaccaacacGCCCCTGAATCCTCTTCTTGAGCGCAGCCAGACCCACCTCAGGCCCTTCATCCGCAGCCACgaacctcctcaccaggaTATTGAACATGCCTCCAAATGCCAGTGCGATAGCTGTAGAAGTAAAAATGATAACGTTATATGGCATGCTGAAATCCGGGGTCGGCAAACTGCACAACAAGGACGTGGTTCGGAGGTTGTAGGCAGCCGGGCTCAAAATGGTAATGACGGCAGCCGCAACATCAAACCCTCTGTTGGCATCCGGAGGGTATTCGGTATATCGGAGAATGGATTTCTCAAAGTCGTAAGTCAAGAAGACAGTGGATGCTGGCGGGACGCGCATGCGCACTTCAAGCTGCGTGCCCCTTGCGCGGTCGACAGCCGGGCGATAGTAGACCTCCTTGATCAAAGAGTCGTCCTTGGCGGTCTGCCCCTGAATGCGAGCGGACATGGTGTGCAGGTAGATGCGCATGAACCACGGAAGAGACTCCATGTAGACAAACTCGACTTCCGTGTCGGGACTTGGGTTGTGTAGGATGGTTTGCACACCACCGCGTTCCTGGCCATGACCCGTGAAGCTACGCTCGGCGTATAGTAAAGGAGTCTCTGGTTTGACGACAACAGCTAACTCATCTTCCGGGGCCGGCAGCACAATCTCGAAATCAACGTCTGGCTGAATCTCAAAGCAGCGCGAAACCCGGTCGAGATTCTTCTTTTCGAGGACGCCATCGGAGTGAAAAACGCTGCGCGAATCCGGAACATGGAGGCAAACCGGTGGAACGGCTGGGTCTGTCAAGGGGCATGTTCCCTTCATCGTTCTGCCAAAGATTTGGGACAGCGTCCAGTCTTGGTTGGCCTGGTGATCGGTCGGGAAGCACGTGTCGGGCGCGTGGTACGATTTCGAGGTATTGCAGGGGAGCTCATGGCCGGGAGGGGGCCTAGGAATCGGGTTACCTGGACCATGTTAGCGAATGACAGTCCCTCGAAAATCAGGGAAAGCCCATACCCCTCGGCCGTTTGGACCGGTCAATATCAAGGACCATATCTATGGTCAGCTCGATCTGCAAGACGCACTCTGCACCGGCGGGGCAGATAGGCTTGACATCAATAGCCATGCTCTGCCATGAGGCATCAAACAGCTTGTGTCCATCGAGCAGGGTGGCAATGCCCGCCTTGCCCTTGCATGGTAGAAGCTTCAGGAAAGGGGTAAGGTTCTCGGTGCACACCACCTCATGGGGCAGAACGCCATAGAGCAAATGTGTGTCGGCGGCAGTCATATTCGGATGGTCGCCCTCGGGCTGGAAGGACATAACGGGTCGGGTGGTTCGAGTGCCATCGATGAAGTTGAGCGAGGCGCAAAAAAGGCCAGAGAGCGCATTCGTCAGCGTCAGCCATTTGTGATCGGCCCTGTAACCCAAAGCTGTCAGTTCGTGGGAGCGGAACGGAAATCATTGTGAAGAGTCATACTCCTCGTCAGTCGCAGCTTGTAGCCAAGCCCACAGCTCGACGCCTGTTCCCCCTTCTCTGGCGCCGCCCCATGGTCTCGCGCCCCAGCTCTCGGaatcccacctccccaggctAAACCTCAGGTGCAGCTCTTGGGTGCCGGCATGTTGGAGAATTTGTCCGAGCGATCGAGGGAAGAATCGGAAGTTGTGCGCTTCAAACTCGGAGAGCGAAGTGTTGGATCGGAAATTGAAACTTGCTAAAAGTGCCGACAGAGGCAGTGGTCGAAGGACGAGCTGTTCGTGGTAGTCTGCCGCGGCGGCAGATgctgaagaaagaagagaggaaaaggaaacaaaCGAGAGCAAAGCGAAGGAAAATAGTTGACGCATTTTCCCAACAATCACGGCGGTCCGTCCATTGGCGCCGGGCAACACATAAGGTACAAGAGAAGACAAAATGTTTGATGTATTTCAGGGACCAAGAAGCCAGTGCATCGTAGGTGTGTGTCTTAGCTGTCGCGACGCACGCACGAGATGACGGCCACTGTCAGACACCGAGCGGCGCCCAGGGGTCAATTAGAGCCCCATAGTAACGGGGGGACCCCACATCTCCCAGCGTGTTGCATTTTCCAGCAACGCCAGCCTTGCAGCGCGGCTGAACTCAACCATCAATTTATTTTCCAAAAAGCATCCCAGCCACACCTTGACGTCGACATCAGCACAGCATACAAGCCAGTTGTCAGCGCTTTTCATCGCTATCTTTCTGATACCTGGACCTCGCGTCACTTACAACATTCAATCTTTCCCATTAGATATTTGCCTGTCTGTTCCCAAAGCCGGCCGGAACCATGGCAGCTGAACAACGAAAGCTTCTTGGTCAGTCCTCATCCCGTCCTATCGTTATTCTTCCTTGCCTCCCTCCATGTCACTAACTCTCCTTTAGAGCAGCTGATGggctccaacctcaccacccgcgCCGCCCAGCTTCCCTTAACCGACCCAAAAGTCTGCCGATCCTATCTCGTCGGCACCTGTCCCCACGACCTCTTCACCAACACAAAGGCAGATCTTGGCCCCTGCCCTCGCGTCCACTCCGAGCCGCTCAAGCAAGAGTACGACTCCCTCCCAGACcccgaaaagaagaaactCGGCTTCGAGCACGACTACCTGCGCGACCTGTCTTCGCGAATCGATGCCTGCAACCGTAACATCGACACACTCCAGCGACGCTTAGAAAAGACGCCTGATGAAGTCCGGCAAACCAACGCGCTGTTGAAGGCTATCTCTGACCTCGGCTCAACAATCGCGAATGGCCTCCTGGAGGTGGAGATTCTGGCTGAAACGGGAGAAGTAGGAAGAGCTTACGACGAGTACTACAAGGTTCGACACGCCCAagcggccaaggcagacaaaGAGAAGGAGCTTAAGGCGCTGAGTGAGACGTCTGGGCCATCGGGACATCAGAAGCTGCAGGTGTGCGATGTGTGCGGTGCCTATCTCAGCAGGCTGGACAATGACAGGCGTTTGGCCGATCACTTCTTTGGCAAAATGCACTTGGGCTTCGCCCAGATGAGAAAGGCGTACGAATCTTTCCCCAAGGAAATGAGAGGGAGGTAccagggcggcggcggaggtggcggcgggcaTGGAAGAGGAGTGCAGCAAATGGACGACGATATGGGCCATGTTCCCACGGGGCCGGGAGGAGGATTCGGTGATGGCTGGAATAAGGGGCCACGAGGCCCCCGTGCCGGCGGAGGATTCCGTCCGAGagggccaagaagagggtggtAGTTTGTTTTTCAGGACGCCCGGTCGTATTTTCATTCTTTGGTTAAGACTGTTACTGCAGGTTGCATTGGCAAGGCGTTTTGGAGTTTTAAGGATGCTGGGTTCTGGGCACAATTTGATTTCATTGGTTGGAATTGTCTCCGCTATGGTCTCACAGATGGCCACACACAAAGGCCCTCGCCCCAACCAACATAAGACAGAACTACGTGTAAGAAAAACATGTTGGGCGCCTAAATATATCCAGCTGCTTCATCtcactttttttcttctggcGAGCAGCTTCCTTCTTAAGCTCAACGCGGATGGTTTTGTCGAAAGTCAGCATGAAACCCACATGGGATGTGATGGGCATGCATTATTAGTTCTTTCATTGTGTCTACGCACTGCTTGCTTTAGACTTGTACATGGCTTGTTCCACCGGATAAACTCCCCATGAACACGATAACTGTTGCACTGGCACCGGTGgttgagcaggagcagcactcTGGGCTAGAAGAGCCCTGTGAAGAGGAAAAGCAACGACAGGAAGAACACTTTTATGAGGTGAACGAGGCTAATAAGCAGGAAAACCCCAATAAGAAAGAGGGGCCCTGCGATGAAGAGTCGtgtgaagaggaagacccAGAGAAGAAacaggaagaaaagaggggacagagggaaaagaagagacaggAGCCTGACTGGGGTCCCGTATTCGACCGTCGATATTACGGTTTATCAACACTATTTCAACACCCAACCGACGGACCTTCTGGCCTCTTGCCTGCACAGACAACCTTTCAATACAAACCTTTGGACCCATCCAAACAAGAATTCAGATGGATCTCTCTCCTACCGGCCGAGTTCGAAGACGACATCGTCATCTCGATAGTACACGAGGAGTTTGCTATAGCGCCTGAGGTAGATTACATCGCGTTATCCTACGTCTGGGGCTCTCAGGAAAACCCACAGCCTGTCTTCGTCCAAGACTGCTGGGCACCGAACTATGAAGAGGTTGACCCtaaccacaacatcatcatggtGACGCAAAATCTCGAGATGGCACTCCGACACCTCAGGGACACAGAGGAATGTATGTCCATGTGGATTGACGCCATATGCATTGACCAGCAAAATGTAGCGGAACGTAGCCATCAAGTGGCGTTTATGGGTGAAATCTACCGCAAGGCCACCAAGACATATGTATGGGTTGGTCCATTCGCAGATGACAGCGACGAGGCGATGGAATGGGTCGACCTGATCGGTGGTAGCATAAATGTCGATTGGGGCGATGAGATGATGAACACCACAgacttgttggagaagacaaAGTACGCGCCCATGGCAGATGCATCGGTACCCTATGAATTCGAATGGCCCTGGCCGTTATTGAACCTGTGTCACTTCACCAACAGGGAGTACTTCACAAGGCTATGGGTACGGCAGGAAGTGAAACTGTCACAGAACAAAGTGCTTGTCTGCGGTTTTAAGCAGCTCGATTGGCACTTTTTCGCGACTTTTGCCCGCTGGATGGCAGTGAAACCCTACACCTGCGTGGATAAATATGGAGTATGGACCCAGGAGATGGAAAGGAAGTATAAGGCGGGCAGCGAGTTGGTCTCTAACATTTGTGCGAAATTGTATGATGgtgccttcttgtcctttgATCGGCTTCGGTTCGATAACAGCAAGCTGAACTGGAAAGATCCCAGGGACGCAATCTACGCCAACCTGGGCCTGCTCCCACCCGAGTACCGCCAGTTGGGAATCAAGCCGGACTACGACAAAAACCCGGCGGCTATCTTCACCGATGTTGCGGTTCGAGTGGCCACCAAGCTTCGGAGTCTGGGGTTCCTCGAATCCTGTGATCGCACTGCCACTGAGTTGGACAGCCTCCCTAGCTGGGTCCCTGACTGGTCATCGCCcatgaggatggcggcggaTTCAGAAAATATCTGGAGCGCCTCTGCTTGGATATCGGCCCAGGTCGAATACGTGGGCGATGGCGTGTTGACGGCCAACGGTGTACCAATCTCAGAAGTTCAAAGGGTTGACCGCTGGGAGGATGAAAGATCTTACGAAGGCCAGCCCTACATGGTATTCGACTGCATCCGGTCCTGGTGCAAGCATGTACCTGACAACTATGATGAGCAAGAATGGTTCTTGCCAGGCACCGGTCTGACGTGGTTGGAGGCCTGGTGTAGGCTTTTCCTATATGGCAATCTCAGCGAAGTTTTCGAGGCTGGGCAAGAGACAATGGTTCACAGACCTGACTTGTTCTCGTTacaagaagccaaagaaCTCATGCTCATCATTTGGAAAGCACGGTCCTTTCACGAGATATGGTGTCTCTATGATCCGACATGGCAACGCATGGAGAGGTTCCTGTCCAAGATTGGCGACAGGATGAAAGGCAAATCTGTTTTTCGGACAGTAGATCGGGATATTGGAGTAGCATCTTCCTCGGTAAAGGCTGGCGATATGGTATGTGTGCTTTTGGGTTGTCAGGTGCCGGTTGTTTTGACACCTAAAGAAAGGGATGGTTCATCTCCCGACGAGCAAAATCAGTGGCAGGTATCAGGAAGCTGCTTCGTTGTTGGGTCGATGGATGGCGAAGCTATCACGGGAGCATTGCCAGAACACTACCGAACTGTCGACTGGAGATATCGCAAGGACGTGCTTCCCGAAAATAAAATCAATAAGTTTCGTTCTGGTCTGCGTAATGACGAATACAGAACACTGGAAACCGATCCGTCACAAGTTTTAGAGGAATGCGGTATCCCCTGTATTAGATACGAAAGGGAACCACACCTGCTCGAGGTCTCACCAGATGCGTTGCGGGATGTAGGGATAAATCTGCAGCAATTTACGCTCGTTTAAGGAGCTAGGTACCTTCGATCTGATCTTAACAACAATGGAATCGATGCAAATAAGCTTTTAGTTGTTATTGATGAACTATATGGTATGTTAAGCAACATACCTTGCCTTAGTCAGAATGCCTAAATTTAAAATGGGCGAGGTATCGAAAACAACGCGCACAAATGGGTCTCATAATGCCCCTCTATCTCATTTAATCCTACGAACACTGGGGACGTTGGTATGAATGCCCCGAAACCGCCCCGGTCTCCTATCCAAAACCTGTATCCCGCAACTCGTCACCTGCAACCTCACGTCAACATAGCATCTATTCATCACCGAGCATTGCCTTCCTGCTCCAACTACGAACACTCCCCCGGCTCCAACCACaaactcctcgccgccctcctcactgcttttccccttctttaAACAGCACCTTCAATTTCCCAGCCGCAAGCATTCACACCCGAGTCTTGGGTTTGTCTGCGGCAAAGACATGGCTCGTGCCGGAAGCAATATTCAAGACCTGAATCGACAAGTTCTCATGTCCCGGAATAGCAACCTGCTTCGAGAGGTACGAGCTGAAAAAGTGTGTTGAGAATGCGGTCCGCCGACCTCCCATTCTTCCATTTCAAGGTCTCTTTGAGGTATGGGCATGGACCGGGTATCACGATGGCGGAACTTTctgcttgctgttgctgtagGATCCTCAAGGTTACAAGGCGGGAGCGCTTGGCCGCAGGTCCTTCCAGGTATgaatcctcttcctcttctgttATCATCTCGGATTCTCTTGCCCTggccaacatcatcttcagCGATGTCTTCCATGCCGCCATTTGCGCTTGAATCGGACTGTCGCTCGGGCTGTTGTCGTCGAGCAGGTTCGGCATGCGACGGGACATTCAGTACCTCTTGACCATCGTCGTCCACGGGCACCCACACGCATGTTTTGAAGTATGGGTAAGTCGGGACCTTGCGAAGGCTCATTTCTTCAGGTTTGTTCCAGCGGCCGCGGGATACAATATACGGGGCCTCCAGCGTGTTGCCCTTCACCCCCCACTCAATAACAGAAAACGTCACGTCGAGGTTATCGTTCAGCCCGATGCCACGGTGGATGCGGATTGCAAAACGCCGGCCGTGGTCATGGCATGCTTTGAAAAGATAGCGGCAGGACTGAATGGGGCAGATCCATGGCCGGTCGGCAACCGCGCTGTCGAGTTGGTACCCTGTTGGAAGTAAGGCACCATTTATTGGACGAGTTGTCCGTTGTTGTCTGGCCACATGGTATAGGTCCGGTTATCCTCGGTTGTCGTCAGACCTTCAGCGGGAACGGCAGGAGCCGTAAGAGGTGTTACAGCTGTCTGTGAACGAGTAGAGGCGCgagttgaagatgggggaggggatgggctGTCCAGTGTGGACTCCTCTTCATCACGGGGAGCTAGCAAGCCCTGCCTCTGTATCAACTTTTTCGCGACACGGTCTCTAGTCATCTGCACGCTCAGCTCAACCATGGGGTCGTCGGCGAGGCTGATGGGTTTCTTGGATACTAAAAGGGGTAGTTTCGCGTACCCGCCGTGAAGGATCCCGTCGCCTTTTGTAGTACTGTCATATTTGCCAAGCTCGGAAAGGGTTCCATCTATATTGTCATTGAGACGAGATGCGCGGTGTGATATTTGGGTAGTTGGCATGGTCAGCCAGGGCCGACATGATTTCCAGTATCAGCCGTAAAGCTTACATTAAAATGCTTCCCTAGGCCAAAAAGAGCGTCAAATAGCTCTCTACAAGAGCGAATGGGACAAATCCAGGGGAACTCGGGATGGTTAAACTGCTGGTAGCCCGGAGGAAGCATGCAACCTTTGGTGCCCACAATCGCACCATTTTTTCTAGTATATGATTGTTAACGAGGAGTGCAGTACGGAGGTTTTAGGGGGAAGGGTAGCTCTCGCTGTTGAGAGCGGTATCAAACTCTCGTTGAATTTCTGGCGGAGGGACGTTGGACAACCTCTTAGACGCCTTCTTGTCGCCCACGTGGATCGTTTCTTCAAGGTGCACAATCGAGGGCTCTTCACTGACGGGTGGCTGTGGAGTGGGGGTGGCATCAGAGTGTCGAGTCTCACTTTCGACAACTGgtgtgggagatggagggggggaaagcCCGCTGACTCCTGTTCGCCTCATCATGAAGGGTTTTCTCGGTGCCGGTGCAGGCGCCTCCTGAGACACAGCGCCATCTTTAGGCACTTCCATGGGTGGGGAAATTTGTTGTAAGGAACAAAGCCACCTTGATGCTATTGGGATTAAAAAAAACTCTAAGAAAAGGCCTATTTTTACCTTGGGCTCTTAACGATGTGGAGGTGCTCGTTTAACAATTTGAGCAAACAGATTTCGACGTGTCGAGGCCGCGTTTGTCAGGGAATTGGCACGCTGTAGGAACTCACCGCCGTGGAAGCAGTGGGTCGCTGGTCCATGTGGTCCATGCTTGGGCAGATCTCGCCAAACCTTAACTTGACgtcacctcaacctccagcATGACTAGAGATGGCGACTATGCCTTGCCTGCAAGAGCATGAATGAAAATCTTGAACGAAACCACTGCCCTAGTGTGCCTTGTTAACAGACTTGGCCGCGCTGGGGGTAGGAGGCAAAGCCCCAGCCTCAATATAAATCCATCTGGCCAAATGCTGGCCTGAGTATATATCTTGGCTGGATCTCACAACTCAAACCATGGGCATTTCTCGCATCACATCTTCTTCGGGTGCAATGAACGTCGGATATCTTAGCATGGCAACCCCATCACAAGCTCAGCTCATACAAGCCCCATCACGCTCATCCGTGACAGGCAAGAAAACAGTCTTTTTGGCCGGCACAACCACTCGAACTAATGGGCCAGAGTGGCGAGACACACTGTTCCACTCCATCGCACACCTCCCCATTACCGTGTTCAACCCCCTTCGACCGGACTGGGACAGCTCATGGAAGGAAGACATCGACTTTGCGCCCTTCCGAGAACAGGTGGAATGGGAGTTTGACAGGTTGAACCAGGCCgatctggtggtggtgtatttTGGACCCCAGACAGACGCGCCCATCAGCCTGTTGGAGTTTGGGCTTTTTGCAAGGTCAGGCAAGTTGATTGTGTGCTGCCACAAGGATTACAGGAAGCGGGGGAATATCGAGATTGTGTCGCAGAAGTTGGGTCTAAAGGTTTTGGATGCAGTTGATGGTGATCTTGTTGACGAGGTGACGCGAAAGCTGCAAGAGATGTTACAAGTATGAGAGAGCAGTATAAGAGGCAAATCCTTGTGTTTAAACCTCCTTCCTTCTCTTAATATGCCCTCAGTACTGCAAGTAGTAAACAATGTGTCTTGTCCTGCGTTCTCAGTGCCTGGGCAgggtgtggctggtgtgaGCTTGCCAGCTGAGTAGCTGCGCCACATTGTGGTGGGGAACAACCCAATGGCAGGTGCCCCGCCAAAGCGGTTTGAGATGTCGCAACATCACGGCTTTGACTCATCTTCAACCGGCCACGGTGACCTTTATTTCTATTCTACATCCAGACACTTGCGACGCAGCTAGACTGATTTGACCCCTCAGAGGTCATTCCAGAAACTGCAACTCTCCCAGGTCCTGCATGCGCTCCATCGCCGGCACACGAccatttttttcttcattGAAGAAGTTAACGCCAATCGCCAGGCAACCCCCGAGGTACTTCCGATTTTATTCACAGTCAAGGATGGCGTCTATCACAGTCCACAACTCTCTAAAGCCCGGTCCGCCGGTGCCCTTCGTACCCAAGACCGACGGCAAAATCTCGTGGTATGCTTGCGGGCCAACAACCTACGACCTCAGTCACTTGG encodes the following:
- a CDS encoding hypothetical protein (COG:S; EggNog:ENOG503P2JJ) yields the protein MGISRITSSSGAMNVGYLSMATPSQAQLIQAPSRSSVTGKKTVFLAGTTTRTNGPEWRDTLFHSIAHLPITVFNPLRPDWDSSWKEDIDFAPFREQVEWEFDRLNQADLVVVYFGPQTDAPISLLEFGLFARSGKLIVCCHKDYRKRGNIEIVSQKLGLKVLDAVDGDLVDEVTRKLQEMLQV
- a CDS encoding hypothetical protein (EggNog:ENOG503P3UM), which gives rise to MDQDQFGGRTDDDLFADDIEPVSYEGEAVDPPPATTSKPESAEVPQQPAAEVIPDPPVRAQLGGLAQSRHNYPDRSRASNNKSNDNRSFTKAPPASAPSNTTNTPANAPSGPKSYVHRGKLKTNNNTAAASDIRTLSGGMQRSRMSQAESDKMMEEKRLASVEKERKFQRIKQDEEEHAIAVAKGEEEALKRKQEEAAGLRKRKPRDAPKPKPAPVERNKYDADRMQNKGRKGTRAPWDQDKVDLDQADAFRKGANREVKGSTGSGLGASRYASQEPSREHVDQESDAFGKHSSRQNKQGRTLFEADDAYRQKQEAFRQNKGGHQPSAVSQPLTTKSSQKPKPTEDFPVLPSSGPTATNTVVSPSWVKPVGDWAEDVEG
- a CDS encoding hypothetical protein (EggNog:ENOG503NVV2; COG:S) encodes the protein MVTQNLEMALRHLRDTEECMSMWIDAICIDQQNVAERSHQVAFMGEIYRKATKTYVWVGPFADDSDEAMEWVDLIGGSINVDWGDEMMNTTDLLEKTKYAPMADASVPYEFEWPWPLLNLCHFTNREYFTRLWVRQEVKLSQNKVLVCGFKQLDWHFFATFARWMAVKPYTCVDKYGVWTQEMERKYKAGSELVSNICAKLYDGAFLSFDRLRFDNSKLNWKDPRDAIYANLGLLPPEYRQLGIKPDYDKNPAAIFTDVAVRVATKLRSLGFLESCDRTATELDSLPSWVPDWSSPMRMAADSENIWSASAWISAQVEYVGDGVLTANGVPISEVQRVDRWEDERSYEGQPYMVFDCIRSWCKHVPDNYDEQEWFLPGTGLTWLEAWCRLFLYGNLSEVFEAGQETMVHRPDLFSLQEAKELMLIIWKARSFHEIWCLYDPTWQRMERFLSKIGDRMKGKSVFRTVDRDIGVASSSVKAGDMVCVLLGCQVPVVLTPKERDGSSPDEQNQWQVSGSCFVVGSMDGEAITGALPEHYRTVDWRYRKDVLPENKINKFRSGLRNDEYRTLETDPSQVLEECGIPCIRYEREPHLLEVSPDALRDVGINLQQFTLV
- the GPI16 gene encoding Subunit of the glycosylphosphatidylinositol transamidase complex-like protein (COG:M; COG:O; EggNog:ENOG503NUNX; BUSCO:EOG09261LEU), with product MRQLFSFALLSFVSFSSLLSSASAAAADYHEQLVLRPLPLSALLASFNFRSNTSLSEFEAHNFRFFPRSLGQILQHAGTQELHLRFSLGRWDSESWGARPWGGAREGGTGVELWAWLQAATDEEADHKWLTLTNALSGLFCASLNFIDGTRTTRPVMSFQPEGDHPNMTAADTHLLYGVLPHEVVCTENLTPFLKLLPCKGKAGIATLLDGHKLFDASWQSMAIDVKPICPAGAECVLQIELTIDMVLDIDRSKRPRGNPIPRPPPGHELPCNTSKSYHAPDTCFPTDHQANQDWTLSQIFGRTMKGTCPLTDPAVPPVCLHVPDSRSVFHSDGVLEKKNLDRVSRCFEIQPDVDFEIVLPAPEDELAVVVKPETPLLYAERSFTGHGQERGGVQTILHNPSPDTEVEFVYMESLPWFMRIYLHTMSARIQGQTAKDDSLIKEVYYRPAVDRARGTQLEVRMRVPPASTVFLTYDFEKSILRYTEYPPDANRGFDVAAAVITILSPAAYNLRTTSLLCSLPTPDFSMPYNVIIFTSTAIALAFGGMFNILVRRFVAADEGPEVGLAALKKRIQGRVGLLVEKLKKGKTGNVSDESGTKPDKFETVDTAQSIEGALKE
- the LUC7 gene encoding splicing factor (COG:A; BUSCO:EOG09264D7Y; EggNog:ENOG503NVIA); translation: MAAEQRKLLEQLMGSNLTTRAAQLPLTDPKVCRSYLVGTCPHDLFTNTKADLGPCPRVHSEPLKQEYDSLPDPEKKKLGFEHDYLRDLSSRIDACNRNIDTLQRRLEKTPDEVRQTNALLKAISDLGSTIANGLLEVEILAETGEVGRAYDEYYKVRHAQAAKADKEKELKALSETSGPSGHQKLQVCDVCGAYLSRLDNDRRLADHFFGKMHLGFAQMRKAYESFPKEMRGRYQGGGGGGGGHGRGVQQMDDDMGHVPTGPGGGFGDGWNKGPRGPRAGGGFRPRGPRRGW